In one Pseudomonas sp. R84 genomic region, the following are encoded:
- a CDS encoding DUF2868 domain-containing protein, protein MTELTPLQNLWLTETVRLREEHAGPLDDVEANRLARTAGGDLSGRIQRRALWLAERDGLTDALKHWLQGARLALVLLMIFAVLSGAGLAFAALGQTPVNVFWALGSLLGLNLILLLSWLLGLIFAGEHGATLGRLWLWLSEKMARDAKAAQLAPALLLMLQRKKLNRWALGTLVNGLWLLAMLSALILLLTLMATRRYGFVWETTILSADTFIHVTHALGYLPSLLGFNVPTVEMIRASGDGALDIESARQAWATWLVGVLVVYGVLPRLLLTLLCFWRWNSGKAALRLDLNLPGYAQLRERLMPTSERLGVNDPEPAQLHRVESSVGELVSEGALLVAIELDEQRPWPPALPKNVSNAGILDSRESRHKLLEQLSRFPPSRLAIACDPRRSPDRGSLALIAELARSAGETRVWLLQAPPGEALDAERLGDWHVALQQLDLKFADCAPLNWLETGHD, encoded by the coding sequence GTGACTGAACTGACTCCACTGCAAAACCTCTGGCTCACCGAGACCGTGCGTCTGCGCGAAGAACATGCCGGTCCCCTGGATGATGTTGAAGCCAATCGACTGGCGCGCACGGCCGGCGGTGATCTGTCGGGCCGTATTCAGCGCCGAGCGTTGTGGCTGGCCGAGCGTGACGGGCTGACGGACGCACTCAAACACTGGCTGCAAGGCGCGCGTCTGGCGCTGGTGTTGCTGATGATCTTCGCGGTCCTGAGCGGCGCTGGTCTGGCCTTCGCTGCGCTGGGGCAAACGCCGGTCAACGTGTTTTGGGCCTTGGGCAGTCTGCTCGGGCTGAACCTGATTCTGCTGCTGAGCTGGTTGCTGGGCTTGATCTTCGCCGGCGAACACGGCGCCACCCTTGGACGATTGTGGCTGTGGCTAAGCGAAAAGATGGCCCGCGACGCCAAAGCCGCGCAACTGGCGCCGGCACTGTTACTAATGCTGCAACGCAAGAAACTCAATCGCTGGGCACTCGGTACGCTGGTCAACGGCTTGTGGCTGTTGGCGATGCTCAGCGCATTGATTCTGCTGCTGACGCTGATGGCGACCCGGCGCTACGGCTTCGTCTGGGAAACCACGATTCTCAGCGCCGACACGTTTATCCACGTCACCCACGCGCTCGGTTATCTGCCGTCGCTGCTCGGTTTCAATGTGCCAACCGTGGAAATGATCCGCGCCAGCGGCGACGGCGCGCTCGACATCGAAAGCGCCCGTCAGGCCTGGGCGACATGGCTGGTTGGCGTGTTGGTCGTGTACGGCGTGCTGCCGCGTCTGCTGCTGACGCTGTTGTGCTTCTGGCGCTGGAACAGCGGCAAAGCTGCGCTGCGTCTGGACCTTAACCTGCCCGGCTACGCGCAATTGCGTGAACGTCTGATGCCGACCAGCGAACGCCTCGGCGTCAATGATCCGGAGCCTGCGCAGTTGCATCGCGTCGAAAGCAGCGTCGGCGAACTGGTGAGCGAAGGCGCGTTGCTGGTCGCCATCGAACTCGACGAACAACGCCCATGGCCGCCCGCGCTGCCGAAAAACGTCAGCAACGCCGGCATTCTCGACAGCCGCGAATCGCGGCACAAACTTCTCGAACAATTGAGCCGCTTCCCGCCATCACGTCTGGCCATTGCCTGCGACCCGCGACGCTCGCCGGATCGCGGCAGCCTCGCCTTGATCGCTGAACTGGCGCGCAGTGCCGGGGAGACGCGCGTCTGGCTGCTGCAAGCGCCGCCCGGCGAAGCACTGGATGCCGAACGCCTCGGCGACTGGCATGTCGCCCTGCAACAGCTTGACCTGAAGTTCGCCGATTGCGCGCCGTTGAACTGGCTGGAGACTGGCCATGACTGA